From one Nocardioides sp. Kera G14 genomic stretch:
- a CDS encoding hemolysin family protein: MTDVLLLLLALALIALCGIFVAAEFALVTVDRGAVDAGAASGDRGAAGVKVALTRLSTHLSGAQLGITLTNLGIGFLAEPAVAGFIPNPALAVLLGLVVSTVLTMVFGELVPKNIALSLPLRTATATQRFLRIFTAVNVLPIRLLNGSANALVRRLGVEPQEELRSARSSTELASLIQRSADEGVLDADAAELMERAVEFGTRTAGEIMTPRMRTHSLEEGDRAEAIIDLTRRTGHSRFPVLDEHDTVVGTVHVKNAVALPVHERSTVRVKHLMAKPVVVPDSLRLDPLLALLRSEGFQLAVVLDEYGGQAGIVTLEDVIEEIVGDIADEHDSISAQARLRRDGSWSLSGLLRPDEVEDLTGVALPEGDDYDTVGGLVMRILGKVPVKGEVAEVAVPDRSDPDTPRERLATLTVEHMDGLRVDRVALRLPVAEESDESGEEGQR, from the coding sequence ATGACCGACGTCCTGCTCCTCCTGCTCGCGCTGGCCCTGATCGCCCTGTGCGGCATCTTCGTGGCGGCCGAGTTCGCACTCGTGACCGTGGACCGCGGAGCGGTCGACGCTGGCGCGGCGTCCGGCGATCGCGGCGCCGCCGGCGTCAAGGTCGCACTCACACGCCTCTCGACCCACCTCTCGGGCGCGCAGCTGGGCATCACGCTCACCAACCTCGGCATCGGCTTCTTGGCCGAACCCGCCGTCGCCGGCTTCATCCCCAACCCGGCCCTCGCGGTGCTCCTCGGCCTCGTCGTGTCGACCGTCCTGACGATGGTCTTCGGCGAACTCGTGCCCAAGAACATCGCCCTCTCGCTCCCGCTGCGCACCGCGACCGCGACCCAGCGGTTCCTGCGGATCTTCACCGCCGTCAACGTCCTGCCGATCCGCCTGCTCAACGGTTCCGCCAACGCCCTCGTACGTCGACTGGGGGTCGAACCGCAGGAGGAGCTGCGATCGGCACGCAGCTCCACCGAGCTTGCGAGCCTGATCCAGCGGAGCGCCGACGAGGGTGTCCTCGACGCCGATGCGGCCGAGCTCATGGAGCGCGCCGTGGAGTTCGGCACCCGCACGGCAGGCGAGATCATGACGCCGCGCATGCGGACGCACAGCCTCGAGGAGGGTGACCGGGCAGAGGCGATCATCGACCTCACGCGCCGCACCGGGCACTCGCGATTCCCGGTGCTCGACGAGCACGACACCGTCGTCGGGACCGTCCACGTCAAGAACGCGGTGGCGCTGCCGGTGCATGAGCGCTCGACGGTCCGGGTCAAGCACCTGATGGCGAAGCCGGTCGTCGTGCCCGACTCGCTCCGGCTCGACCCGCTGCTCGCGCTGCTGCGCAGCGAGGGCTTCCAGCTGGCGGTCGTCCTCGACGAGTACGGCGGCCAGGCCGGGATCGTCACCCTCGAGGACGTGATCGAGGAGATCGTCGGTGACATCGCCGACGAGCACGACTCGATCAGCGCCCAGGCCCGGCTGCGTCGCGATGGCTCCTGGTCGTTGAGCGGCCTCCTCCGTCCCGACGAGGTCGAGGACCTCACAGGTGTCGCACTCCCCGAGGGCGACGACTACGACACGGTGGGTGGTCTGGTCATGCGGATACTCGGCAAGGTCCCGGTCAAGGGTGAGGTCGCCGAGGTGGCGGTCCCGGACCGCTCCGACCCCGACACGCCGCGCGAACGTCTGGCCACCCTCACGGTCGAGCACATGGACGGCCTCCGCGTCGACCGGGTCGCGCTGCGCCTCCCCGTCGCCGAGGAGTCCGACGAGTCCGGCGAGGAGGGGCAGCGATGA
- a CDS encoding phospholipase D-like domain-containing protein, with the protein MRFSHRILGLALVVGMLTTPPAHAYLMNDPDSRDHPQRTVELLTSDPIRAPHWISDRLVELIDGTPEGEEIDVVTYFIASSRVADALSYAVRRGVRVHVLLAGNGLARQSGNGLISFLEHHGEEGSWGQRSVGAARGDAGLTHQKTWRFSRSGGRQWVILTGSYNTSERSDRYAYAHMWEISGDAELWSAFSTVFAAQHAQRTPVEPLVEMQGSDWEAYFMPFDNPTLGRDPAMKRLAAIPTGPSTTISIEMYSMWGPRGEWIARRLATMAAAGTRITLLTGPWVDPLIQPAMAAAGVRLQSACFADHTYTHAKDMAATWIDHGRRTWWTWLGSDNWTSQGTTDDEAVLGLEGESLYDEYLTAFEEVRRRQGLPTAECDPIRD; encoded by the coding sequence ATGCGATTCTCACACCGCATCCTCGGGCTGGCCCTCGTGGTCGGCATGCTGACGACACCTCCCGCACACGCGTACCTGATGAACGACCCGGACAGCCGGGACCATCCGCAGCGGACGGTCGAGCTCCTGACGAGCGATCCGATCCGGGCCCCGCATTGGATCTCCGACCGCCTCGTCGAACTCATCGACGGCACTCCGGAGGGCGAGGAGATCGACGTCGTCACCTACTTCATCGCCAGCTCGCGTGTGGCCGATGCGCTCAGCTACGCCGTACGTCGGGGCGTGCGCGTGCACGTCCTGCTCGCCGGCAACGGTCTCGCGCGGCAGTCGGGCAACGGCCTGATCAGCTTCCTCGAGCACCACGGTGAGGAGGGCAGTTGGGGCCAGCGCTCGGTCGGTGCCGCTCGCGGTGATGCGGGTCTCACGCACCAGAAGACGTGGCGGTTCAGCAGATCGGGTGGACGGCAGTGGGTGATCCTCACCGGCTCCTACAACACCTCCGAGCGCTCGGACCGCTATGCCTACGCGCACATGTGGGAGATCAGCGGGGACGCGGAGCTGTGGAGCGCCTTCAGCACCGTCTTCGCCGCCCAGCATGCGCAACGGACGCCGGTCGAGCCGCTCGTGGAGATGCAGGGTTCGGACTGGGAGGCGTACTTCATGCCGTTCGACAACCCGACCCTCGGGCGCGATCCGGCGATGAAGCGTCTCGCGGCCATCCCCACAGGGCCGTCCACCACGATCTCCATCGAGATGTACTCGATGTGGGGACCGCGCGGCGAATGGATCGCGAGACGCCTCGCCACCATGGCCGCCGCCGGAACTCGGATCACCCTGCTCACCGGCCCCTGGGTCGACCCGCTCATCCAGCCAGCGATGGCGGCCGCCGGCGTCCGGCTGCAGTCGGCCTGCTTCGCCGACCACACCTACACCCACGCCAAGGACATGGCGGCGACGTGGATCGATCACGGTCGGCGTACCTGGTGGACGTGGTTGGGGTCGGACAACTGGACCTCACAGGGGACGACCGACGACGAGGCCGTTCTCGGCCTCGAGGGGGAGTCCCTCTACGACGAGTACCTGACCGCTTTCGAGGAGGTACGTCGACGCCAGGGCCTCCCGACCGCGGAGTGTGACCCGATCCGCGACTGA
- a CDS encoding tyrosine-protein phosphatase, with translation MIISPPRTRALLASLATAAVLAAPLAAPADAAAPFATSAANAGVIPFTAADVTRIGGSDWTVSWAAPAGVTSVQVYVGSAPDTFPAQATVTDSHATGAVTITSASRPWIKLVPSYGAPLVLTARSLDLAEDPNLRDAGGYRTVTGQWVKEGVVLRGQEMSTSLSSATKAALDGLGLTTVYDFRTTAEVTSKPDYVPAGATRVSVNVLGDGTSVTTSNLTSPADAVELMKQAEIMMVDAPSAVTSYQTLFHGIQSAAGPSLYHCTAGKDRTGWASAALLTLLGVPADTVMKDYLLSNEYYFKTTGTATLNYVWQQTHDGYLAQGATEAAATAAADAAKAIYTPMMEVRAEYLQAGLDRVAQEYGTIEGYFTKGLGFTASDIAALRAKLLTGSPIPSAGGSVSPHLVVGAPRIKGKGKVGSTLSGLATRPAGATLSYQWLANGRAIRGATKARLRVTKSLKGKKVALRITAATAGAVSASATSRSVRIAR, from the coding sequence GTGATCATCTCCCCGCCGCGCACGCGCGCACTCCTCGCGTCCCTCGCCACAGCCGCCGTCTTGGCGGCCCCGCTCGCTGCTCCCGCCGATGCCGCGGCGCCTTTCGCAACGAGCGCCGCGAACGCCGGAGTCATTCCCTTCACCGCCGCCGACGTCACCAGGATCGGCGGCTCGGACTGGACGGTCTCCTGGGCCGCCCCTGCAGGTGTCACCTCGGTGCAGGTGTACGTCGGCAGTGCCCCTGACACCTTTCCGGCCCAAGCCACGGTGACGGACAGCCATGCCACCGGCGCGGTGACGATCACGAGCGCCAGCCGCCCCTGGATCAAGCTCGTCCCGTCGTACGGCGCCCCACTCGTGCTGACCGCGCGCAGCCTCGACCTCGCCGAAGACCCCAACCTCCGTGACGCGGGCGGCTACCGCACCGTCACCGGACAGTGGGTCAAGGAGGGCGTCGTCCTGCGAGGCCAGGAGATGTCCACCAGCCTCAGCAGCGCGACGAAGGCGGCATTGGACGGTCTCGGTCTCACGACGGTCTACGACTTCCGCACCACGGCGGAGGTCACCAGTAAGCCCGACTACGTCCCGGCAGGCGCCACGCGGGTGTCGGTCAACGTTCTCGGTGACGGGACGAGCGTCACGACGTCGAACCTGACCTCGCCCGCTGATGCGGTCGAGCTGATGAAGCAGGCGGAGATCATGATGGTCGACGCGCCGTCCGCGGTGACGTCGTACCAGACCCTGTTCCACGGCATCCAGAGCGCAGCGGGGCCGAGCCTCTACCACTGCACCGCCGGCAAGGACCGCACCGGCTGGGCCTCGGCCGCGCTGCTCACGCTGCTGGGAGTTCCCGCCGACACGGTCATGAAGGACTACCTGCTCAGCAACGAGTACTACTTCAAGACCACCGGCACCGCCACCCTCAACTACGTCTGGCAGCAGACCCACGACGGCTACCTCGCCCAGGGTGCGACCGAGGCCGCGGCCACCGCGGCCGCCGACGCCGCCAAGGCCATCTACACCCCGATGATGGAGGTCCGCGCGGAGTACCTCCAGGCCGGACTCGACCGCGTCGCGCAGGAGTACGGCACCATCGAGGGCTACTTCACCAAGGGCCTCGGCTTCACCGCCTCGGACATCGCCGCCCTGCGGGCCAAGCTCCTCACGGGGTCGCCGATCCCGTCCGCCGGCGGGTCGGTCTCGCCGCACCTCGTCGTCGGGGCGCCGAGGATCAAGGGGAAGGGCAAGGTCGGCTCGACGCTCAGCGGCCTGGCCACGCGCCCGGCGGGGGCGACGCTCAGCTACCAGTGGCTCGCCAACGGGCGTGCCATCCGGGGCGCGACCAAGGCGCGCCTCCGGGTCACGAAGTCGCTCAAGGGCAAGAAGGTCGCGCTGCGCATCACCGCGGCCACGGCCGGCGCGGTCTCGGCGAGCGCGACCAGCAGATCGGTCCGGATCGCCCGCTGA
- a CDS encoding group I intron-associated PD-(D/E)XK endonuclease has product MSRVRRYTDSELAAAVAVARSWRGVLRELGLAATSAAQMRSVRRTADELGLDYDHFTGQRRWSDAQLREAVASSGNWSEVAAHLGLAGGSSTSTIKGHALRLGLPMEHFGRVAPDGAEPLDLVADKAHLSRSGPMLAAAWFSLRGCAVSWPLEPARYDLLLGVGERLLRVQVKTTTYAVDGSWVVRLSTAERSNLTYDPDEIDHFFVIDGDLGMYLIPSRSVGGLQELRLSAYAEFRVARLAEFVGSAAAESAG; this is encoded by the coding sequence ATGTCGCGCGTTCGCCGTTATACGGACTCCGAGCTCGCTGCTGCCGTCGCAGTTGCCCGGTCGTGGCGCGGCGTTCTTCGGGAGCTCGGCCTGGCCGCCACTTCCGCGGCCCAGATGCGGTCGGTACGCCGGACGGCCGATGAGCTGGGACTGGACTACGACCACTTCACCGGCCAGCGTCGATGGTCCGATGCTCAGCTCCGAGAGGCCGTGGCATCGAGCGGCAACTGGTCGGAGGTCGCCGCGCATCTCGGCCTCGCGGGCGGCTCCAGCACGTCGACGATCAAGGGCCATGCGCTGCGACTCGGCCTCCCGATGGAGCACTTCGGCCGAGTCGCTCCCGACGGTGCCGAACCGTTGGACCTCGTTGCGGACAAGGCGCATCTGTCGCGCTCGGGGCCGATGCTGGCTGCGGCGTGGTTCTCGCTCCGCGGATGTGCGGTCTCGTGGCCGCTCGAGCCGGCGCGGTATGACCTTCTCCTCGGCGTGGGAGAGCGGCTGCTTCGCGTGCAGGTCAAGACGACGACGTACGCCGTCGACGGCTCGTGGGTCGTGCGGCTCTCCACAGCCGAACGTTCGAACCTCACGTACGACCCGGACGAGATCGACCACTTCTTCGTCATCGACGGCGACCTCGGGATGTACCTGATCCCGAGTCGCTCGGTCGGCGGCCTCCAGGAGCTTCGCCTGTCTGCCTACGCAGAATTCCGGGTGGCACGCCTGGCGGAGTTCGTGGGGAGCGCTGCTGCCGAGTCCGCGGGCTGA
- the der gene encoding ribosome biogenesis GTPase Der, protein MSDDYKGDFTDLNDFGDFGEDVPRGPVPVLAVVGRPNVGKSSLVNRIIGRREAVVEDVPGVTRDRVSYDAEWNGRAFTVVDTGGWDLDAKGMAARIAQQAEIAISLADAVLFVVDAKVGITDADEGVVRVLRKSGKPVVLAANKVDDERGEAEALLLWNLGLGEPMPISAMHGRGTGDLLDAVLKALPEPPPVLEGNPLGGPRRIALVGRPNVGKSSLLNKLAREERVVVDNVAGTTVDPVDELIDFGGRTWRFIDTAGIRKRVKEASGHEYYASLRTTTAIDRAEVAVLVLDASQPLAEQDVRILQTVREAGRALVIAFNKWDLVDEERRHFIEREIERDLVQVQWAPRINITARTGWHIDRLVPALDKALEGWETRVGTGALNTFLGRLVAEHPHPVRSGKQPKVLFGTQVSAAPPTFVLFTSGKLDASYERFIERRLRETFGFVGTPIVLEQRVREKRRR, encoded by the coding sequence ATGAGCGACGACTACAAGGGCGACTTCACCGACCTGAACGACTTCGGTGACTTCGGCGAGGACGTACCCCGCGGCCCCGTGCCAGTGCTGGCCGTCGTCGGCCGGCCCAACGTCGGCAAGTCCAGCCTCGTCAACCGGATCATCGGCCGACGTGAAGCCGTCGTCGAGGACGTCCCCGGCGTGACCCGCGACCGCGTCTCGTACGACGCCGAGTGGAACGGTCGCGCCTTCACCGTCGTGGACACCGGCGGCTGGGACCTCGACGCCAAGGGCATGGCCGCACGCATCGCGCAGCAGGCCGAGATCGCGATCTCGCTCGCCGACGCCGTCCTCTTCGTCGTCGATGCCAAGGTCGGCATCACGGACGCCGACGAGGGCGTCGTCCGCGTGCTGCGCAAGTCGGGCAAGCCGGTCGTGCTCGCGGCCAACAAGGTCGACGACGAGCGTGGCGAGGCCGAGGCGCTGCTGCTGTGGAACCTCGGCCTGGGTGAGCCGATGCCGATCTCCGCGATGCACGGTCGTGGCACGGGTGACCTGCTCGACGCCGTACTCAAGGCCCTGCCCGAGCCGCCGCCGGTCCTCGAGGGCAACCCACTCGGCGGTCCACGCCGGATCGCCCTCGTCGGCCGGCCCAACGTCGGCAAGTCCTCCCTGCTCAACAAGCTCGCGCGGGAGGAGCGCGTCGTCGTCGACAACGTCGCCGGCACGACCGTCGACCCCGTGGACGAGTTGATCGACTTCGGCGGCCGCACCTGGCGCTTCATCGATACCGCCGGCATCCGCAAGCGAGTCAAGGAGGCCAGCGGCCACGAGTACTACGCCTCGCTGCGCACCACCACGGCCATCGACCGCGCCGAGGTGGCCGTGCTCGTCCTCGACGCCTCCCAGCCGCTCGCCGAGCAGGACGTCCGCATCCTCCAGACCGTCCGCGAGGCCGGTCGTGCGCTCGTCATCGCCTTCAACAAGTGGGACCTCGTCGACGAGGAGCGCCGCCACTTCATCGAGCGCGAGATCGAGCGCGACCTGGTGCAGGTGCAGTGGGCGCCGCGGATCAACATCACCGCGCGCACCGGCTGGCACATCGACCGGCTCGTCCCGGCCCTCGACAAGGCACTCGAGGGGTGGGAGACGCGCGTCGGCACCGGTGCACTCAACACGTTCCTCGGCCGTCTCGTCGCCGAGCACCCGCACCCGGTCCGCAGCGGCAAGCAGCCCAAGGTCCTCTTCGGCACCCAGGTCTCGGCCGCCCCTCCTACCTTCGTGCTCTTCACCTCCGGCAAGCTCGACGCCTCCTACGAGCGGTTCATCGAGCGGCGCCTGCGGGAGACCTTCGGCTTCGTCGGCACGCCGATCGTCCTCGAGCAGCGCGTGCGCGAGAAGCGCAGGCGCTGA
- a CDS encoding lysophospholipid acyltransferase family protein yields the protein MSGRVAGPPRRYLLDSPLRPSARSLLRHYWDLHVEPGGFPATGPVIVAANHIGVMDGPLMAIMSPRPVHALTKEEMFHGVGGAFLTQTGQIRLDRFHPDRAAVRASLATLEAGRAVGIFPEGTRGAGGLTTFYNGAAYLGLVTGAPIVPLLFFGTRAPGKGSNWVPPRGTRIDMVFGAPLVLDQVNWPRTRENVREATDHVHKHLLAHLAATMAATGLTLPGPLPVPED from the coding sequence GTGAGCGGACGGGTCGCGGGCCCTCCGCGTCGCTATCTGCTCGACTCGCCGCTGCGGCCGTCGGCACGGTCGCTGCTGCGGCACTACTGGGACCTCCACGTCGAGCCGGGCGGATTCCCCGCGACCGGGCCGGTGATCGTGGCGGCCAACCACATCGGGGTGATGGACGGCCCGCTCATGGCGATCATGTCGCCCCGGCCGGTGCATGCGCTGACCAAGGAGGAGATGTTCCACGGCGTCGGTGGTGCGTTCCTGACGCAGACCGGCCAGATCCGCCTGGACCGTTTCCATCCGGACCGCGCTGCCGTACGCGCGAGCCTCGCGACGCTCGAAGCGGGGCGTGCCGTGGGCATCTTCCCCGAGGGCACGCGCGGTGCCGGGGGGCTGACGACCTTCTACAACGGGGCCGCCTACCTCGGCCTCGTGACCGGTGCACCGATCGTGCCGCTGCTCTTCTTCGGGACCCGCGCGCCGGGCAAGGGCAGCAACTGGGTGCCGCCCCGCGGCACGCGGATCGACATGGTCTTCGGGGCGCCGCTCGTCCTCGATCAGGTGAATTGGCCCCGGACGCGGGAGAATGTCCGTGAGGCCACCGATCACGTGCACAAGCACCTGCTGGCCCACCTCGCGGCCACGATGGCCGCCACCGGGCTCACGCTGCCCGGGCCACTGCCTGTTCCGGAGGACTGA